One window of Gloeothece citriformis PCC 7424 genomic DNA carries:
- a CDS encoding creatininase family protein, with product MIHGFIPPDRFFPYLTWTDIQEMSDKENVVIIQPVGAIEQHGPHLPIIVDSAISMGVLGKALLKLDSHIPAYALPCLYYGKSNEHWHFPGTITLSAETLLSVIKEMAESLYRSGFRKLVLMNSHGGQPQIMEIAARDIHQEYQDFLVFPLFTWRVPHVAKELLTPEEIEFGIHAGDAETSIILSLLPDQVKMERAVKEYPQGLPSESLLSMEGKLPFAWLTAELSKSGVMGDATTATREKGERLLESVSDGWVQVIKDVYKFRQPNVMSP from the coding sequence ATGATACATGGATTTATTCCTCCAGACCGGTTTTTTCCTTATTTAACTTGGACAGATATTCAAGAGATGTCAGATAAGGAAAATGTCGTGATTATCCAACCCGTAGGAGCGATTGAACAACATGGCCCTCATTTACCGATTATTGTTGATTCAGCTATCAGTATGGGAGTGTTAGGAAAAGCTCTTTTAAAACTCGATTCTCATATTCCGGCCTATGCTTTACCCTGTTTATATTACGGAAAATCTAATGAGCATTGGCATTTTCCCGGCACAATTACCCTTAGTGCCGAAACTCTTTTATCCGTTATTAAAGAAATGGCCGAGAGTCTTTATCGCTCAGGTTTTCGTAAATTGGTGTTAATGAATTCTCATGGGGGACAACCTCAAATTATGGAAATTGCAGCGAGAGATATTCATCAAGAGTATCAAGATTTTTTGGTTTTCCCCCTTTTTACTTGGCGAGTTCCTCATGTTGCTAAAGAATTATTAACCCCTGAAGAAATAGAGTTTGGTATTCATGCCGGCGATGCAGAAACCAGTATTATTCTTTCTCTGTTACCTGATCAAGTTAAAATGGAGCGGGCAGTAAAAGAATATCCTCAAGGTTTACCCTCTGAGAGTTTATTAAGTATGGAAGGAAAATTACCCTTTGCTTGGTTGACAGCAGAGTTAAGCAAAAGTGGGGTAATGGGGGATGCAACTACTGCAACTAGAGAAAAAGGGGAACGTCTTTTAGAGTCGGTTAGTGATGGATGGGTACAAGTTATCAAAGATGTCTATAAATTTCGTCAACCTAATGTGATGTCTCCTTAA
- a CDS encoding TIR domain-containing protein, whose product MTKNTSWDTTSIAVSREYDIFISYSRRDKDFVRQLWTKLVEHNQNIWIDWEDIPPAQDWRTEIYRGIEASNYFVFIISSHSVNSTVCGEELAYALKQGKRLIPLVREEVNPEKVHPELARLNWIFFHDDYRFDQGIQILITAIKTDINYIRKHTCLIIRAREWENSGYDKSFLIWGKELEQAEEWLIESRDKTPKPIELHLTYLNACRQAEQERKIVELRLRQMTQQDYRNRQALLNKVRNYWIDGVLKTSIQGKTLIPLEIEERSFLINLSEQILTPNLLLENTLINIFDRLGEGRTLLILGQPGAGKTTKLLELARKLIERAETGLDDRIPVIFNLSSWGIQRQPIDVWLVEELNTKYQVPKEIGQGWVKQQQLLLLLDGLDEVKTEYRQCCVDALNHFYQNYSPEIVICCRIEEYETLIHPLNFQKAIYLRSLSFGQVYSYLANGGDELRRLQGIIATDPDLQELVTSPLMLQLVILAYQGSDISELFHSALRKERLRQLLETYVERMLERRGANSRYTKAQVKYWLSWLAKNMNQSSQIIFFIEQMQGNLLTHDSQKKYYKLINILSIIILILIMIIIGYGSLWSLFFKICYGFIIGIIIAIIILRESEKINLHETLQWSWKKAISSFKKALVYGIIGIISYGIVSGIVNWGLGLVLNPDHSKGIFQEILSGFGWGLVGMLIFCPIYTLVGGLRGPEIETKSIPNQGIWKTLLNAGIGALIGVLVGLLMGGIVFGLFNQLHIGLTFGVTFGLIFGFLTGGGTSCIQHLTLRFILWKNGYIPWNYAQFLDYTTDCVILRKVGGGYMFIHRFLLEYFANLNLK is encoded by the coding sequence ATGACTAAAAATACTTCTTGGGATACAACCTCAATAGCTGTAAGTAGAGAGTATGATATTTTTATTTCCTATTCTCGACGAGATAAAGATTTTGTCAGACAGTTATGGACAAAATTAGTTGAACATAATCAAAATATTTGGATAGACTGGGAAGATATCCCTCCGGCTCAAGATTGGCGAACAGAAATTTATCGAGGAATAGAAGCGTCTAATTATTTTGTTTTTATCATTAGTTCTCATTCGGTTAACTCTACAGTTTGTGGAGAAGAATTAGCTTATGCGCTCAAACAGGGTAAACGATTAATTCCTCTGGTTCGGGAAGAAGTAAACCCTGAAAAAGTTCATCCTGAATTAGCTCGATTAAATTGGATTTTTTTTCATGATGATTATCGATTTGATCAAGGTATCCAAATTTTAATTACAGCGATTAAAACCGATATAAATTATATTAGAAAACATACTTGTCTGATCATTCGCGCTAGAGAGTGGGAAAATTCGGGTTATGATAAAAGCTTTTTAATATGGGGAAAAGAGTTAGAACAAGCAGAAGAATGGTTAATTGAAAGTAGAGATAAAACTCCTAAACCTATCGAACTTCATTTAACTTATTTAAATGCCTGTCGTCAAGCAGAACAAGAACGGAAAATCGTTGAACTGCGGTTACGTCAGATGACTCAGCAAGACTATCGTAACCGTCAAGCGTTGCTCAATAAAGTGAGAAATTATTGGATCGATGGAGTTTTAAAAACCTCTATTCAGGGTAAAACTTTAATTCCTTTAGAAATAGAAGAGAGAAGCTTTTTAATTAATCTATCGGAGCAAATCCTGACTCCTAATTTATTATTAGAAAATACGCTGATTAATATTTTTGATCGACTGGGAGAAGGACGAACTTTATTAATTTTAGGGCAACCCGGAGCCGGAAAAACCACTAAGTTATTAGAACTTGCTCGGAAATTAATAGAACGGGCTGAAACCGGTTTAGATGATCGTATTCCCGTTATTTTTAACTTATCTTCTTGGGGAATTCAAAGACAACCGATTGACGTTTGGTTAGTGGAAGAACTCAATACTAAGTATCAAGTTCCCAAAGAAATTGGTCAAGGTTGGGTGAAACAACAACAGCTATTATTATTATTAGATGGATTAGACGAGGTAAAAACAGAATATCGACAATGTTGTGTTGATGCTTTAAATCATTTTTATCAAAATTATAGCCCTGAAATTGTTATCTGTTGCCGAATAGAAGAGTATGAAACTTTGATTCATCCTTTAAATTTTCAAAAAGCTATCTATTTGCGATCGCTTTCTTTTGGACAAGTTTATTCTTATCTAGCTAATGGGGGTGATGAATTAAGGCGTTTACAAGGGATTATTGCAACTGATCCGGATTTACAAGAGTTAGTGACTTCTCCTTTAATGCTCCAATTAGTTATTCTTGCTTATCAAGGTAGTGATATTTCAGAATTATTTCACTCTGCTTTAAGAAAAGAACGTCTTAGACAGTTATTAGAGACTTATGTTGAGCGAATGTTAGAACGTAGAGGAGCTAATTCTCGTTACACTAAAGCTCAGGTAAAATACTGGTTGAGTTGGTTAGCTAAAAACATGAATCAATCATCACAAATTATCTTTTTTATTGAACAAATGCAAGGAAATTTATTGACTCATGATAGCCAAAAAAAATATTATAAATTAATCAACATTTTAAGTATTATTATTTTAATTTTAATTATGATTATTATTGGGTATGGTAGTTTATGGAGTTTATTTTTTAAAATTTGCTACGGATTTATAATCGGCATAATTATCGCCATCATTATTTTAAGAGAATCCGAAAAAATTAATCTCCATGAAACTCTTCAATGGTCTTGGAAAAAAGCCATCTCTAGTTTTAAGAAAGCCCTAGTTTATGGGATAATAGGAATAATCAGTTATGGCATAGTTAGCGGAATAGTCAACTGGGGATTAGGGTTAGTTTTAAATCCGGATCATAGTAAGGGAATTTTTCAAGAAATTTTATCGGGTTTCGGTTGGGGATTGGTGGGAATGTTAATTTTTTGTCCTATTTATACTCTAGTGGGAGGATTAAGAGGCCCAGAAATTGAAACTAAATCTATTCCTAATCAAGGCATTTGGAAAACTTTGTTAAACGCCGGCATCGGAGCGTTAATTGGGGTATTAGTGGGATTATTGATGGGGGGGATAGTTTTTGGATTATTTAATCAACTTCATATTGGGCTAACTTTTGGGGTAACTTTTGGCTTAATTTTTGGTTTTTTAACGGGTGGGGGAACTTCCTGTATTCAACATTTAACTTTAAGATTTATTCTTTGGAAAAATGGTTATATCCCTTGGAATTATGCCCAGTTTCTTGATTATACAACTGATTGTGTGATTTTAAGAAAAGTCGGCGGCGGGTATATGTTTATTCATCGTTTTTTACTTGAATATTTTGCCAATCTGAATTTAAAATAA
- a CDS encoding 6-pyruvoyl trahydropterin synthase family protein, translated as MDCIINRRAQFSASHRYWLPELDEVENQRRFGACSRFPGHGHNYVLYVSLYGELDQYGMVENLSYVKKVIKEEITTQLDYGYLNEVWPEFKQTLPTTENLARVIWQRLAPHLPLVNIQLFEHPELWADYQGNDMEASLTVKTHFSAAHRLALPDLSLEENTEIYGKCARVHGHGHNYHLEVSVTGEIDPRTGMLVDLGALEKIIDDYVVEPFDHSFLNKDIPYFAQVVPTAENIALYIAQLLQQPVRELGAELDKVKLIESPNNSCEIHCRQKVNSQLKLKQEPALV; from the coding sequence ATGGATTGCATCATCAACCGTAGGGCACAGTTTTCGGCCAGTCATCGGTACTGGTTGCCAGAACTCGATGAAGTTGAAAATCAGAGACGTTTTGGCGCTTGTAGTCGCTTTCCGGGTCATGGACATAATTATGTCCTCTATGTTTCCTTATATGGGGAACTCGATCAATATGGCATGGTAGAAAATCTATCCTATGTAAAAAAAGTCATTAAAGAAGAAATCACCACTCAACTCGACTACGGTTATCTTAATGAGGTTTGGCCAGAATTTAAACAAACCCTACCGACTACCGAAAATTTAGCGCGGGTCATTTGGCAACGTCTTGCGCCCCATTTACCTCTCGTTAATATTCAATTATTTGAACATCCAGAACTTTGGGCAGATTATCAAGGAAACGATATGGAAGCAAGTTTAACAGTTAAAACTCATTTTAGCGCGGCTCATCGGTTGGCATTACCCGACCTAAGCTTAGAAGAAAATACAGAAATTTATGGTAAATGTGCTAGAGTTCACGGCCATGGTCATAATTATCATTTAGAAGTCTCAGTGACAGGAGAAATTGACCCCCGTACAGGGATGTTAGTGGATTTAGGGGCGTTAGAAAAAATCATTGATGATTATGTTGTAGAACCGTTTGATCATTCTTTTCTCAATAAAGATATTCCTTATTTTGCTCAAGTTGTCCCAACAGCAGAAAATATTGCTCTCTATATTGCTCAGTTATTACAGCAACCGGTTAGAGAATTAGGGGCAGAACTCGATAAAGTTAAACTCATTGAAAGTCCTAATAACTCTTGTGAAATTCATTGCCGTCAAAAGGTTAACTCTCAGTTAAAACTGAAACAAGAACCGGCTTTAGTTTAA